The proteins below are encoded in one region of Caloramator mitchellensis:
- a CDS encoding cell wall hydrolase → MSFSSRELLARLIRCEAEGEGEMGMKAVASVVMNRVNVTYGEYRRVGQGDLRKIIMQPRQFTCCMTKVYGQINYQNIWAKPPTDYHYWIADWALSGQKLPGVGFALWYYNPFKPNCAYFFPITKTGRYVTRIAQHCFYNPTELYAQT, encoded by the coding sequence ATGTCGTTTTCATCAAGGGAGTTGTTAGCACGATTAATTAGATGTGAAGCTGAAGGAGAAGGCGAAATGGGTATGAAGGCTGTAGCATCTGTGGTTATGAATCGAGTGAATGTCACCTATGGTGAATATAGAAGAGTTGGCCAAGGAGATTTAAGAAAGATTATTATGCAGCCCCGCCAATTTACCTGCTGCATGACCAAGGTCTATGGACAAATTAATTACCAAAACATTTGGGCCAAACCTCCAACTGATTATCATTATTGGATAGCAGATTGGGCCTTATCTGGTCAAAAACTCCCTGGAGTGGGTTTTGCACTATGGTATTATAATCCATTCAAACCTAATTGTGCATATTTCTTTCCTATAACAAAGACTGGAAGATATGTCACAAGAATTGCTCAACATTGTTTTTATAATCCTACTGAATTGTATGCTCAAACTTAA
- a CDS encoding acyl-CoA dehydratase activase-related protein, with amino-acid sequence MIVGIPKGLLYYKYKPFFHTFFEELGAEVLVSPDTNKEVLDMGVKLCVDEACLPVKIFHGHVAKIKDKCDLIVVPRIMQIKEREFICPKFCGIPEMVYHNIEGLPRITKSPIYLYSIDKFYNWAYDTGRMITKNINKINVAFERAIEAQNHYDEGIDDNDFELKVALVGHQYNIYDDFINMNLIKKLHGFGVGVITQEKIDDEVKNNEVKKLFKRPFWTFAREHYGFVSCAIDNNLIDGIIYLSSFACGLDSVIIELIKNKIDEFPFLLLKIDEHTGEAGFDTRIEAFVDMLQRKKRKRGEMA; translated from the coding sequence ATGATAGTTGGAATACCAAAGGGGCTTTTGTATTACAAGTATAAGCCGTTTTTTCACACATTTTTTGAGGAGCTGGGGGCAGAGGTATTAGTATCTCCGGATACAAATAAAGAAGTCCTTGATATGGGGGTTAAACTTTGTGTTGATGAGGCTTGTTTACCTGTAAAGATTTTCCATGGACATGTAGCTAAAATAAAAGATAAATGCGATTTAATTGTTGTGCCAAGGATTATGCAGATTAAAGAAAGAGAATTTATCTGCCCAAAATTCTGTGGAATTCCTGAAATGGTATATCACAATATAGAAGGACTCCCTAGAATTACAAAATCTCCAATTTACCTATATTCAATCGATAAGTTTTATAATTGGGCTTACGATACTGGTAGGATGATTACAAAAAATATCAATAAAATAAATGTAGCGTTTGAAAGGGCTATTGAAGCTCAAAATCACTATGATGAAGGCATCGATGATAATGACTTTGAATTAAAAGTTGCATTGGTTGGTCATCAATATAATATTTATGATGATTTTATTAATATGAATTTAATTAAAAAGTTACATGGATTTGGTGTTGGAGTTATTACCCAGGAAAAGATAGATGATGAGGTTAAGAATAATGAAGTTAAAAAGCTTTTTAAACGTCCGTTCTGGACATTTGCAAGGGAGCATTATGGATTTGTTTCTTGTGCTATTGATAACAATTTAATTGACGGAATAATATATCTTTCATCTTTTGCATGTGGTTTGGATTCAGTAATAATTGAGTTAATTAAGAATAAAATAGATGAGTTTCCATTTTTACTTCTTAAAATAGATGAACATACTGGGGAAGCAGGGTTTGATACACGCATCGAGGCATTTGTAGATATGCTTCAGAGGAAGAAAAGGAAAAGAGGTGAAATGGCTTGA
- a CDS encoding exodeoxyribonuclease III — MRIYTWNVNGLRAIAKKGFFDFLSSENPDILCIQETKLQEDQLDDEIKNLDGYYTYFSYAEKKGYSGVAIFSKTEPNQIAYGIGIDEFDREGRILIAEYDDFTLFNIYFPNGKMSDERLDYKLRFYDALMDYSKKLLDQGKKLIICGDYNTAHNEIDLKNPKSNEKSSGFLPIEREYMDKFLHKGFVDAYRYLYPEKIEYTWWSYMFNARQKNVGWRIDYHFVSDNLIERVADVKILTDVLGSDHCPVMLKLK; from the coding sequence ATGCGAATATACACGTGGAATGTAAATGGCTTAAGAGCTATTGCAAAGAAGGGATTTTTTGATTTTTTGAGTAGCGAGAATCCAGATATTCTATGCATTCAAGAAACAAAGCTTCAAGAGGACCAACTAGATGATGAAATAAAAAATTTAGATGGATATTATACATATTTTAGCTACGCTGAGAAAAAGGGTTATAGTGGAGTGGCAATTTTTTCGAAAACTGAACCTAATCAGATTGCATATGGAATTGGAATTGATGAATTCGATAGAGAAGGGAGAATACTCATCGCTGAATATGATGATTTTACATTGTTCAATATTTATTTTCCTAATGGTAAGATGAGTGATGAAAGGCTTGATTATAAACTTAGGTTTTACGATGCCCTTATGGACTATAGTAAAAAATTATTAGACCAAGGCAAGAAATTGATAATCTGTGGTGATTACAATACAGCTCATAACGAAATTGACCTAAAAAATCCTAAGTCAAACGAGAAAAGCTCGGGGTTTTTACCGATTGAAAGAGAATATATGGATAAATTCTTGCATAAAGGTTTTGTCGATGCCTATAGATATCTTTATCCAGAAAAAATTGAATATACGTGGTGGAGCTACATGTTTAACGCAAGGCAGAAAAACGTTGGCTGGAGAATTGATTACCATTTTGTTTCAGATAATTTAATTGAGAGGGTTGCTGATGTAAAAATTTTAACTGATGTTTTAGGTTCCGACCACTGCCCTGTGATGCTAAAGTTAAAATAA
- a CDS encoding phosphoglycerate dehydrogenase, whose protein sequence is MKALVTYDYGKDKMDKIRELGYEVLIKDEKDLFYTEDLKDVDVLVCYNPFETLDIKMMEGLKWIQLSSIGIDQAPLDYINDKGIILTNNKGGYSIPIGEWIVMNILQLSRNSYGFFKRQQEKKWKVDTSLIEIYGKTIGFVGTGSIATEAAKRLRAFGVKILGLNTVGRDVEGFDKCYSSDEIDLMLKECDFVVITMPATDKTYRLINKDRFSAMKDGVYFINIARGNIVDEVELINNLKSGKIKGAALDVFEKEPLEENSPLWDMDNVYITPHNSWISEMRNERRFNLIYENLKRYVEKKQLLNIVDLNKGY, encoded by the coding sequence ATGAAGGCGTTAGTAACCTATGATTATGGTAAAGATAAGATGGACAAGATTAGAGAACTTGGTTATGAAGTGTTAATTAAAGATGAGAAGGACCTTTTTTATACTGAAGATTTAAAGGATGTTGACGTATTGGTCTGCTATAATCCATTTGAAACTCTTGATATTAAGATGATGGAAGGTCTTAAATGGATACAGCTCTCAAGCATTGGAATAGACCAGGCGCCTCTTGATTATATTAATGATAAGGGAATAATTTTAACAAATAACAAAGGTGGTTATAGTATTCCGATTGGAGAATGGATTGTAATGAATATACTTCAGCTTTCAAGAAATAGCTATGGATTTTTTAAAAGGCAGCAGGAGAAAAAGTGGAAGGTTGACACATCTTTGATAGAAATATATGGTAAAACAATTGGATTTGTTGGGACAGGCAGCATTGCAACTGAAGCAGCCAAAAGGCTTAGAGCGTTTGGAGTTAAAATTTTGGGGTTAAATACAGTTGGAAGAGATGTTGAAGGATTTGATAAATGCTATAGTTCAGATGAAATAGATTTGATGCTAAAGGAATGTGATTTTGTAGTTATTACCATGCCTGCAACTGATAAAACATATCGCTTAATTAACAAGGATAGGTTTAGTGCAATGAAGGACGGAGTATATTTTATAAACATAGCAAGGGGAAATATTGTTGATGAAGTTGAACTGATTAATAATTTAAAAAGCGGTAAGATAAAAGGAGCCGCCCTGGATGTTTTTGAAAAAGAACCACTCGAAGAAAACAGCCCATTATGGGACATGGATAATGTATATATAACACCTCACAATTCATGGATATCAGAAATGAGAAACGAAAGAAGATTTAATTTAATTTATGAAAATTTAAAGAGGTATGTCGAAAAAAAGCAGTTACTTAATATAGTTGATTTAAACAAGGGATATTGA
- a CDS encoding glutamine synthetase III, whose translation MSTITEFFGVNVFNDIVMRERLPKSIYSKLRKTIDEGLPLEAEVAEVVANAMKDWAIEKGATHFTHWFQPMNGRTAMKLESFISPNKEGNAITEFSGKELIKGEPDASSFPNGGIRATFEARGYTVWDCTSYAFVVKDEGGATLYIPTAFCAYTGEALDKKTPLLRSMEAVSKQAVRVLKLLGNTSVLRVVPMVGAEQEYFLIDKEIYKKRKDLVYAGRTLFGAKPPKGQELEDHYFGSINEKVAAFMKEIDEELWKVGVSARTKHKEVAPNQYEIAPIFTNANVAADQNQIIMETLLKVANRHGLVCLLHEKPFKGVNGSGKHVNYSLVTNEGINLLDPGKTPHDNLQFLLFLAAFIKGVDEYQELLRISASSTGNDHRLGASEAPPAIISMFLGEQLTDIWEQIEKGEIIGSKGREKLETGVLTLPVLKKDTTDRNRTSPFAFTGNKFEFRMVPSSASISDAVTALNTIIAEELCKFADRLERVDNSEIVKEVKNILMEVAINNKRIIFNGDGYSEEWVREAERRGLLNLKSTVDAAKYYVSDKIIELFEKHRVLNSTEIHSRYEVLLETYIKQVLIEAKTMVDIVTKDIYPVVIKYAENIAKSYNAINETGLGIGLDVIKNKFIEVAKQIESVDENSAKLAELIEKADKFEDDSYCKARFVRDEVFVQMENLRDAVDNLETLVEEKLWPMPGYGKIMFE comes from the coding sequence ATGTCAACTATTACAGAGTTTTTTGGTGTTAATGTTTTTAATGACATCGTTATGAGGGAGAGACTTCCTAAATCCATCTATAGTAAGCTGAGAAAAACGATAGATGAAGGTCTGCCACTTGAAGCAGAGGTTGCTGAGGTTGTGGCAAACGCGATGAAGGATTGGGCTATCGAAAAGGGTGCAACTCATTTCACACACTGGTTTCAGCCGATGAATGGTCGAACAGCCATGAAATTGGAATCATTCATATCTCCTAATAAAGAAGGCAATGCAATCACTGAATTTTCGGGAAAAGAGCTTATCAAAGGCGAACCTGACGCATCAAGTTTTCCAAATGGTGGTATAAGAGCAACGTTTGAAGCAAGAGGATATACTGTATGGGACTGCACATCTTATGCTTTTGTTGTTAAGGATGAAGGTGGAGCGACCTTATATATTCCGACTGCTTTTTGTGCATATACAGGAGAGGCGCTTGACAAGAAGACACCTCTTTTAAGGTCTATGGAGGCAGTTTCTAAGCAGGCAGTAAGGGTGCTTAAATTGTTAGGAAATACGAGTGTTCTTAGAGTTGTTCCTATGGTTGGAGCCGAGCAGGAGTATTTTTTGATAGATAAAGAAATATATAAGAAACGCAAGGATTTAGTTTATGCTGGTAGAACTTTGTTTGGTGCAAAGCCGCCTAAAGGGCAGGAACTCGAGGACCATTATTTTGGAAGTATAAATGAAAAGGTAGCAGCTTTCATGAAGGAGATTGACGAGGAGCTCTGGAAGGTTGGGGTTTCGGCAAGAACTAAGCATAAGGAAGTTGCTCCAAATCAATATGAGATTGCACCAATATTCACGAATGCAAATGTTGCAGCTGACCAAAATCAGATAATTATGGAGACACTTTTGAAGGTTGCTAATAGGCATGGGCTTGTTTGTCTTTTACACGAAAAGCCATTTAAAGGTGTGAATGGTTCAGGAAAGCATGTTAATTATTCGCTTGTAACAAATGAAGGAATTAATCTGCTAGACCCAGGAAAGACTCCTCATGATAATCTTCAATTTTTGTTGTTTTTAGCAGCATTTATTAAAGGGGTTGACGAGTATCAAGAGCTTTTAAGAATTTCTGCTTCAAGCACGGGAAATGACCATCGACTTGGAGCAAGTGAGGCACCGCCGGCTATTATATCGATGTTTTTAGGGGAGCAATTGACTGATATATGGGAGCAGATAGAAAAGGGTGAAATAATAGGCTCAAAGGGTAGAGAAAAGCTTGAAACGGGAGTTTTGACATTGCCTGTTCTGAAAAAGGATACGACTGATAGAAATAGAACTTCGCCTTTTGCGTTTACGGGGAATAAATTTGAATTTAGAATGGTTCCTTCTTCGGCGTCCATATCCGATGCTGTTACTGCGCTTAATACTATAATTGCTGAAGAACTTTGCAAATTTGCAGACAGGTTGGAGAGGGTAGACAATAGCGAAATTGTTAAGGAAGTAAAAAATATATTAATGGAAGTTGCAATAAACAATAAAAGAATTATATTCAATGGTGATGGGTATTCGGAAGAATGGGTAAGAGAAGCAGAAAGAAGAGGATTGCTTAATTTAAAATCTACTGTCGATGCTGCAAAATATTATGTTAGCGACAAGATAATAGAGCTTTTTGAAAAGCATAGGGTTTTGAATAGCACTGAGATTCATTCAAGATATGAAGTTCTGCTTGAGACCTATATTAAACAGGTGCTGATTGAAGCTAAAACTATGGTTGACATTGTTACAAAGGATATTTATCCTGTGGTAATAAAGTATGCTGAAAATATAGCAAAATCATATAATGCAATAAATGAAACTGGATTGGGAATTGGATTGGATGTTATAAAGAATAAATTCATTGAGGTAGCAAAGCAGATTGAATCTGTTGATGAAAATAGTGCTAAGCTTGCTGAACTAATAGAGAAGGCGGATAAATTTGAGGATGATTCATATTGTAAGGCAAGGTTTGTAAGGGACGAAGTTTTTGTTCAGATGGAGAATTTAAGGGATGCCGTTGATAACCTGGAAACATTGGTGGAGGAGAAGCTGTGGCCGATGCCAGGGTATGGGAAGATAATGTTTGAGTAA
- a CDS encoding Hsp20/alpha crystallin family protein, which yields MSLIPFNPFNDLERLRRDVDDVFKSIEFYERPRVDVFETENEVKVVADIPGISKEDLDITVYDDEVRISGEIRRTAEYNEESIRRSERYHGKFSRVISLPSEVKSEEAKADYKDGVLTLTIPKLHNKATKGKRIRLS from the coding sequence ATGAGTTTGATACCATTTAATCCATTTAATGATTTGGAAAGATTGAGAAGAGATGTAGATGATGTTTTCAAAAGTATAGAATTTTATGAAAGACCGAGGGTTGATGTTTTTGAAACGGAAAATGAAGTTAAAGTTGTAGCAGATATACCAGGAATAAGTAAAGAAGATTTGGACATAACTGTATATGACGACGAGGTAAGAATCAGTGGTGAAATTAGAAGGACGGCAGAGTATAATGAAGAATCCATTAGAAGAAGTGAAAGGTATCACGGTAAATTTTCAAGAGTTATATCCCTTCCATCTGAAGTAAAATCAGAAGAAGCAAAGGCGGATTACAAAGACGGTGTTTTGACATTGACAATACCTAAGCTTCATAATAAAGCAACAAAGGGAAAGAGAATAAGATTATCATAA
- the nhaC gene encoding Na+/H+ antiporter NhaC has protein sequence MEKGQSEIRQPKVWEALIPVIFLVAILSFSIIKYEASPHIPLIIASIVAALMALRVGLKWGDIEKGIIDTISMSMQAIIILMIIGTVIGAWILSGTVPAMIYYGLKILSPGIFLVATLIISSIVSLATGSSWTTAGTVGIALIGVGQGLGIPLPMVAGAVVSGAYFGDKMSPLSDTTNLAPAMAGATLFDHVRHMIFTTGPSYLIAMVVYAILGSRFAGRELDVAQINKILEALGQQFNISIWLLIPPIVVIIMVVKKVPAIPGLLSGTVLGAIFALIFQGKGFGDILSVLNDGYVSETGFQIVDDLLTRGGMQSMMYTVSLILCAMTFGGIMEKAGFLEKLAQMLLSASDSVGALVSATIFSSIFTNIVAGDQYLSIVIPGRMFKSAFEKKGLAPKNLSRCLEDAGTLTSPLIPWNTCGAFMMGALGVHPFAYLPFAVLNYVNPLVSMFYGFTGITMEKIKPEQANTVKA, from the coding sequence ATGGAAAAAGGACAATCAGAAATTAGACAGCCAAAGGTTTGGGAAGCCTTGATACCTGTAATTTTCCTAGTTGCAATTTTATCATTTTCTATCATCAAGTATGAAGCAAGTCCACACATCCCGCTTATTATCGCATCAATTGTAGCAGCTTTAATGGCTCTTAGAGTTGGTTTAAAATGGGGAGATATTGAAAAGGGAATAATTGATACAATTAGTATGTCAATGCAGGCTATTATTATTCTAATGATAATAGGAACTGTTATTGGGGCATGGATTTTATCAGGAACAGTTCCAGCGATGATTTACTATGGTTTGAAGATTTTATCGCCAGGGATTTTCCTTGTAGCAACATTGATTATTTCAAGTATAGTATCACTTGCTACAGGTAGTTCATGGACAACTGCAGGAACAGTTGGTATTGCACTTATTGGTGTTGGACAAGGTCTTGGAATTCCACTACCAATGGTAGCAGGTGCAGTTGTTTCAGGTGCATATTTTGGAGATAAGATGTCACCTCTTTCTGATACAACTAACCTTGCACCAGCAATGGCGGGAGCTACACTATTTGACCACGTAAGACACATGATATTCACAACTGGTCCAAGCTATTTGATTGCAATGGTAGTTTACGCTATTCTTGGGTCAAGATTTGCAGGAAGAGAGCTTGACGTTGCACAGATAAATAAGATTCTTGAAGCCCTTGGCCAACAATTTAACATTAGCATTTGGCTTTTAATTCCACCAATCGTGGTTATTATAATGGTTGTTAAGAAGGTTCCAGCAATTCCAGGGTTGTTATCTGGAACTGTTTTAGGTGCAATATTCGCACTTATTTTCCAAGGAAAAGGATTTGGGGATATATTGTCAGTATTAAACGATGGATATGTTTCAGAAACAGGATTCCAAATAGTTGACGACCTCTTAACAAGAGGTGGAATGCAGAGCATGATGTATACTGTTTCGCTTATACTTTGTGCTATGACATTTGGTGGTATAATGGAAAAGGCAGGTTTCCTTGAAAAATTGGCTCAGATGCTTCTTAGCGCATCCGACAGCGTTGGAGCACTTGTATCAGCAACTATTTTCTCAAGTATATTTACAAATATAGTTGCTGGAGACCAATATCTTTCAATTGTTATCCCAGGAAGAATGTTCAAGAGTGCATTTGAAAAGAAGGGCCTTGCTCCAAAGAACCTTTCAAGATGTCTTGAAGATGCAGGAACATTAACCTCACCACTGATTCCATGGAACACCTGCGGTGCGTTTATGATGGGAGCATTAGGCGTTCACCCATTTGCATACCTGCCATTTGCAGTATTAAACTACGTAAATCCACTTGTTTCAATGTTCTACGGCTTCACAGGAATTACAATGGAAAAAATAAAGCCTGAACAAGCAAATACAGTTAAAGCATAA
- a CDS encoding acyl-CoA dehydratase activase — protein sequence MYCLGVDVGSVSTDIVVIDENNNVIESLYLRTKGRPIKAILEGFKIIKEKVESKDIYAAGTTGSGRNIAAFLIGGDVVKNEITAHAVAALSIDKDVRTIIEIGGQDSKIITLNDGIITDFAMNTVCAAGTGSFLDRQAERLEIAIEEFGDYALRSENPVRIAGRCAVFAESDMIHKQQLGFSVEDIVGGLCEALVRNYLNNVGKGKEIKEKVFFQGGVAANKGMKRAFEKALNIEVVVPEHYNMMGAIGAAILARETVEKAGRTYFKGFEIAEENYVTASFECNGCPNMCEVAVLKCDNRIIGYFGDRCGKYSNKMAV from the coding sequence ATGTATTGTCTAGGAGTTGATGTTGGCTCTGTTAGCACTGATATCGTGGTTATTGATGAAAATAATAATGTGATCGAGAGCCTTTATTTAAGGACAAAGGGCAGACCGATTAAGGCTATACTTGAAGGTTTTAAGATTATAAAAGAAAAAGTTGAAAGCAAAGATATTTATGCTGCTGGAACAACTGGAAGCGGAAGAAATATTGCAGCTTTTTTAATTGGTGGAGATGTAGTGAAAAATGAAATAACAGCTCATGCTGTTGCTGCTTTAAGTATCGATAAAGATGTTAGGACAATTATTGAAATAGGAGGGCAGGACTCGAAAATAATTACCCTCAACGATGGGATAATAACTGATTTTGCTATGAACACTGTTTGTGCTGCAGGGACAGGTTCATTTCTTGATAGACAGGCAGAGAGGTTGGAGATTGCAATAGAGGAGTTTGGGGATTATGCCTTAAGGTCGGAAAATCCAGTAAGGATAGCCGGAAGATGTGCTGTCTTTGCTGAATCAGATATGATTCATAAGCAGCAGCTTGGATTCTCAGTTGAGGACATAGTTGGAGGCCTTTGTGAGGCTCTTGTTAGAAATTATTTAAACAATGTTGGAAAAGGTAAAGAAATTAAAGAAAAGGTATTTTTCCAGGGTGGTGTTGCTGCTAATAAGGGTATGAAAAGAGCTTTTGAGAAGGCTTTGAATATTGAGGTAGTTGTTCCGGAGCATTACAATATGATGGGAGCAATTGGTGCTGCAATACTTGCAAGAGAGACCGTTGAAAAGGCTGGCAGAACATATTTTAAGGGGTTTGAAATTGCCGAAGAAAATTATGTTACCGCTAGTTTTGAATGTAACGGATGTCCTAATATGTGTGAAGTTGCAGTTTTAAAGTGCGATAACAGGATTATAGGGTATTTTGGGGATAGATGTGGGAAATATAGTAATAAAATGGCCGTTTAA